One window of the Eucalyptus grandis isolate ANBG69807.140 chromosome 8, ASM1654582v1, whole genome shotgun sequence genome contains the following:
- the LOC104416974 gene encoding F-box/FBD/LRR-repeat protein At1g13570 codes for MEKRMAQESDRISLLPGHILDEILWRLPIKEAGRTSVLSTKWRYRWRSLPHLWFDNRCTWSNGHGQTSQNLVKIIDRVLMLHSGPIQSFILAHTEFSNIRDIDHWMLHLSKVPVKGIYLCVCTLEKYKMPTFFFNCQHLIRLKLYGCSIKIPISFEGFKNLQSLYLQHVELSPYELEVLISRCPLLTHLVLKYLPGITRLNLEAARNLMELDVRGAFQDVFGVTNRLRSVTIDIIENRQASGNANSGNFHKFFRNVHNIQILKIENYSLKYLAQGIPWTLPHALVHLKHLSACVDFTSVKQIATVICLIKSSPQLKKIEFQAQDPKNQPTARTTVAEFWKLPCHSCCLEQVQVVSMRNIFGIEPELEFMKFLLTSSPNLQKMVIQPSAGIAEGKLLRELLQSRRVSAQAQIALYTHKRQNYKIPIYFFNCQDLTILKLCGCSVKMPPSFEGFKKLYTSYLHRVEVSPCGPEVLVCRCPPLKCLTLKDLKGITRVNLEAARKLESLDIGGAFLDVAFVVVNRLK; via the exons ATGGAGAAGAGAATGGCGCAAGAGTCGGACAGGATCAGCCTGTTGCCAGGGCATATATTGGACGAAATCCTGTGGCGCTTGCCAATAAAGGAGGCTGGGAGAACTAGTGTTTTGTCGACAAAGTGGAGGTACAGATGGCGCTCTCTTCCACACCTCTGGTTTGATAACCGATGTACCTGGAGCAATGGTCATGGACAAACTTCGCAAAACCTGGTGAAGATAATCGACAGGGTCCTTATGCTTCATAGTGGCCCAATACAGTCGTTCATACTCGCTCACACGGAATTTTCCAACATCCGCGACATCGACCACTGGATGCTTCATCTATCCAAAGTCCCTGTCAAAGGGATCTATCTCTGTGTCTGCACCCTGGAGAAATACAAGATGCccactttcttcttcaattgccAGCACTTGATTCGTTTGAAGCTCTACGGatgttcaataaaaattccaatttcctttgaagGATTCAAGAACTTGCAGAGTTTGTATCTTCAGCATGTTGAGTTGTCTCCCTACGAACTTGAGGTTCTCATATCTCGCTGTCCCCTGCTAACTCATTTGGTTTTGAAGTATTTACCGGGGATTACGCGACTTAACCTTGAAGCAGCTCGCAACCTCATGGAGCTCGATGTAAGAGGTGCTTTTCAGGACGTCTTCGGTGTTACAAACCGTTTGAGGTCTGTCACGATTGATATTATTGAAAACAGACAAGCATCAGGCAATGCTAACTCAGGCAATTTTCACAAATTCTTCCGAAATGTTCATAATATTCAGATTCTCAAGATCGAGAACTACTCATTGAAG TATTTGGCTCAAGGAATTCCTTGGACATTGCCTCATGCGCTTGTTCATTTGAAGCATCTCTCCGCATGCGTAGACTTCACTAGTGTGAAGCAGATTGCGACTGTTATATGCCTGATCAAAAGCTCTcctcaattgaaaaaaatagagTTTCAG GCGCAGGATCCCAAGAATCAACCGACTGCAAGAACGACAGTGGCCGAGTTTTGGAAACTCCCCTGCCACTCGTGTTGCCTGGAACAAGTACAAGTCGTATCGATgagaaatatttttggcattgaaCCAGAACTGGAATTCATGAAGTTTCTACTTACTAGTTCACCGAACCTGCAAAAGATGGTGATCCAGCCTAGCGCGGGGATTGCAGAAGGCAAGTTGCTCAGGGAGTTGCTGCAGTCCCGGCGAGTGTCAGCGCAAGCGCAG ATTGCACTCTACACCCATAAGAGGCAGAACTACAAGATTCCTATCTACTTCTTCAATTGCCAGGACTTGACCATTTTGAAACTCTGCGGATGCTCGGTGAAAATGCCACCTTCGTTCGAAGGATTCAAGAAATTGTATACTTCGTATCTTCACCGTGTTGAGGTGTCCCCTTGCGGACCAGAGGTTCTGGTATGTCGCTGTCCGCCGCTAAAATGTTTGACTTTGAAGGATTTAAAGGGGATCACACGAGTTAACCTCGAAGCAGCTCGCAAGCTTGAGTCGCTTGACATTGGAGGAGCTTTTCTGGATGTCGCCTTCGTTGTTGTGAACCGTTTGAAGTAG
- the LOC104416976 gene encoding F-box/FBD/LRR-repeat protein At1g13570, translating to MEKRMTQESDRISELPKHIAEEILSRLPIKQAGRTSVLSRKWRHKWRSIPRLVFDDQCTRKNVYGQPLQNLAKIIDRVLLLHTGPIQTFVLSDKGLSATRDIDHWILRLSEVSIKQIELCIYAPRKYKLPSCLFNCRDLTRLKLYGCSATIPPSFEGFKNLDTLYLERVGLPPNGIEFLISRCPLLKHLTLKNLEGITRVSVEAAHNLESLNVGGAFLDVAFGVRNHLESVTIGFDDIIGSDNANSSNLHKFFQHVPNIQILKIGNYSLKCWAFENVPPTLPRALVHLNYLSTCIDFNSKEQILTVICLIRSSPQLRNAVFQTQNSPKKQQTTGIATMADFWKDHHHQSCCLEQLQVVSMRTIFGTEPELEFMKFLLTSLLNLQKMIIRPNDRTIEVKLLRELVRFRRVSAQAEVIILNPPKSHCKSCY from the exons ATGGAGAAGAGAATGACCCAAGAGTCGGACAGGATCAGCGAGTTACCGAAGCACATAGCGGAAGAAATCCTGTCGCGCCTGCCAATTAAGCAGGCTGGGAGGACTAGTGTTTTGTCGAGAAAGTGGAGGCACAAATGGCGCTCTATTCCACGTCTCGTGTTTGATGATCAATGTACCAGGAAGAATGTCTATGGACAACCTTTGCAAAACCTGGCGAAGATAATTGACAGGGTCCTCTTGCTTCATACTGGCCCGATACAAACGTTCGTGCTCTCTGACAAGGGGCTTTCGGCCACCCGTGACATTGACCACTGGATTCTTCGTCTGTCCGAAGTCTCCATCAAACAGATCGAACTCTGCATCTATGCCCCGCGGAAATACAAGCTTCCCAGCTGCTTGTTCAATTGTCGGGACTTGACTCGTTTGAAGCTCTACGGATGTTCGGCGACTATCCCACCCTCGTTTGAAGGTTTCAAGAACTTGGACACTTTGTATCTTGAGCGTGTTGGGCTGCCTCCCAATGGAATTGAGTTTCTGATATCTCGCTGCCCCCTTTTGAAACATTTGACTTTGAAAAATCTAGAGGGGATCACGCGAGTTAGCGTCGAAGCAGCTCACAACCTCGAGTCACTTAACGTTGGAGGAGCTTTTCTGGATGTCGCATTCGGTGTTAGGAACCATTTGGAGTCGGTCACGATAGGATTCGATGATATTATTGGATCTGACAATGCCAACTCAAGCAATTTGCACAAATTCTTCCAACATGTTCCCAATATTCAGATTCTCAAGATCGGGAATTACTCATTGAAG TGCTGGGCTTTTGAAAATGTTCCACCGACACTCCCTCGTGCACTTGTTCATCTGAACTACCTCTCCACATGCATAGACTTCAATAGTAAAGAGCAGATTTTGACTGTTATTTGCTTGATCAGAAGTTCTCCTCAATTGAGAAATGCAGTGTTTCAG ACACAGAATAGTCCCAAGAAACAGCAGACTACAGGGATCGCGACAATGGCCGACTTTTGGAAAGACCACCACCACCAATCGTGCTGCCTGGAACAATTACAAGTCGTATCAATGAGGACTATTTTTGGCACCGAGCCAGAGCTGGAATTCATGAAGTTTTTGCTCACTAGTTTGCTGAACCTACAAAAAATGATCATCAGGCCTAACGACAGGACTATAGAAGTCAAGTTACTCAGGGAGTTGGTGCGGTTCCGGCGAGTCTCGGCACAAGCGGAGGTGATCATTCTCAACCCACCAAAATCGCATTGCAAATCGTGTTATTAA